From Oscillatoria sp. FACHB-1407, the proteins below share one genomic window:
- a CDS encoding BamA/TamA family outer membrane protein yields the protein MQASRYPSTFVFGLLLTIGTLSANLLFATASWGQTTEVSTSQGAERLESDVTTPGVATNTVSETANAPEAAIAASVDPQPIVVETAIPQLEELHTEQPSTTAGDLQAQPIAPAQPAVAVTEIGDLAQANDPGAVAQWSRSDLYNLDGNSFTFRVGGRMPVPTALQGATRPRTVLPGSNRSGGVSAIVRLERPIFGGEGALEIEGGANILAFDLGFISQPSNITTPRTGFGVNLFNQRSYFPAYREGDRDVDLPNQEEMWIHRLGGGAEVYVPLGDRFNSAIGLSYQRVSVRDDIFTDDVEPIDEFGNRLTVDSDGIDDLLTFNIAAVQDFRDSRIYPTTGSILRLGMDQGITLGDSSIAFNRLSANYTRFIPFSLFGFDEGPRTLVLNVQGGVIIGDTPSYEGFNLGGVNSVRGFDKGDIGTGSRFVQATVEYRFPIFSFNFRDEEIPVGGTLFVDYANDLDSGEDVIGEPGEVRDKPGDGLGFGVGLRVRSPFGPIRAELGFGVDGDTVFYLTTSERF from the coding sequence ATGCAGGCATCACGTTATCCATCTACTTTTGTATTTGGCTTGCTTTTAACGATTGGAACTCTGTCTGCAAATTTATTATTTGCGACAGCAAGTTGGGGGCAAACGACTGAGGTTTCTACGTCTCAAGGTGCAGAACGGCTTGAATCCGATGTCACTACACCCGGCGTAGCGACCAACACTGTGTCGGAAACGGCCAATGCACCCGAAGCGGCGATCGCTGCCTCAGTAGACCCACAGCCCATCGTTGTTGAAACCGCAATTCCCCAGCTTGAGGAACTGCATACTGAACAACCCTCGACAACCGCTGGAGACTTACAAGCACAGCCGATCGCTCCTGCCCAACCTGCCGTTGCCGTTACTGAAATCGGGGATTTAGCTCAAGCCAATGATCCGGGTGCCGTCGCCCAGTGGAGCCGTTCTGATCTATATAACCTGGATGGCAACTCCTTTACCTTCCGAGTTGGGGGACGGATGCCAGTGCCAACTGCACTCCAGGGAGCCACTCGTCCTCGCACCGTCCTTCCCGGTTCTAATCGATCGGGAGGTGTGTCAGCGATCGTGCGACTAGAGCGACCTATCTTTGGAGGAGAAGGTGCTCTTGAGATCGAAGGGGGAGCTAACATTCTCGCTTTTGATCTGGGCTTTATTAGTCAACCCAGTAACATCACCACACCTCGGACTGGCTTCGGAGTTAATCTTTTTAACCAACGCTCTTACTTCCCTGCTTATCGGGAGGGCGATCGCGATGTAGACTTGCCTAACCAGGAAGAAATGTGGATTCACCGCCTGGGTGGGGGGGCTGAAGTTTACGTACCCCTGGGCGATCGCTTTAACTCGGCGATCGGTCTTTCCTATCAGCGAGTCTCCGTACGAGATGACATCTTTACGGACGACGTTGAACCCATTGATGAATTTGGTAATCGGCTGACCGTTGATAGCGATGGCATTGATGACCTGTTAACGTTCAACATCGCTGCTGTACAGGATTTTCGAGATAGCCGGATTTACCCTACAACGGGTTCTATCTTGCGGTTAGGTATGGATCAAGGCATCACGCTGGGCGATAGCAGCATCGCCTTCAACCGCCTCAGTGCCAACTACACCCGATTCATCCCTTTCTCCCTGTTTGGTTTTGATGAAGGTCCTCGCACCCTGGTTCTAAACGTGCAAGGTGGCGTGATTATCGGTGATACCCCCTCCTACGAAGGCTTTAACCTGGGAGGGGTCAACTCGGTGCGCGGTTTTGACAAGGGAGATATCGGCACAGGGAGCCGCTTTGTCCAGGCAACCGTTGAATACCGCTTCCCCATCTTCTCCTTCAACTTCCGAGATGAAGAGATCCCCGTTGGCGGCACCCTGTTTGTCGATTATGCCAATGACTTAGATTCGGGAGAAGATGTCATCGGTGAACCCGGAGAAGTGCGCGACAAACCCGGTGATGGATTAGGCTTTGGTGTCGGTCTGCGAGTGCGATCGCCCTTTGGCCCCATCCGGGCTGAGCTAGGCTTCGGCGTGGATGGAGACACCGTGTTCTACCTCACCACCAGCGAACGGTTCTAA
- a CDS encoding NADP(H)-dependent aldo-keto reductase, translating into MTYMQYNQLGESDLRVSEICLGTMTYGHQNTLEEAHQQLDYAIAQGVNFIDAAEMYPVPPRAETYGLTESFIGEWLKHQQRDRLIVATKIAGPGRSMKWIRDGAKAIDRDNVKQAVEDSLRRLQTDYIDLYQLHWPDRYVPLFGQTVYDPTKNHETVPIEEQLSVFADLIQAGKIRCIGLSNETPWGVCQFSHLAQQLGLPKVVSIQNAYNLINRSFEWGLAETCDRENVPLLAYSPLGFGLLSGKYVNKTPEKTRITLFPGFGQRYLKPNVNEAVAEYAAIATRCGLSPAQLAIAFVKSRWFVASTIIGATTLEQLKENLESIHVTLTDEILTEINAVHTRYPNPAP; encoded by the coding sequence ATGACTTATATGCAATATAACCAACTTGGGGAAAGCGATCTGAGGGTTTCAGAAATTTGTCTGGGCACGATGACCTATGGGCATCAAAATACACTGGAGGAAGCGCATCAACAACTTGACTATGCGATCGCCCAGGGAGTGAACTTCATTGATGCAGCGGAGATGTATCCCGTGCCACCACGGGCTGAAACCTATGGCTTAACCGAGAGCTTCATTGGGGAATGGTTGAAGCATCAACAGCGCGATCGCCTGATTGTTGCTACCAAAATTGCAGGTCCGGGTCGTAGCATGAAATGGATTCGAGATGGAGCTAAGGCGATCGACCGCGATAATGTGAAACAAGCGGTAGAGGATAGTTTGCGGCGATTGCAGACTGATTATATTGACCTCTATCAACTCCATTGGCCCGATCGCTACGTGCCTCTATTTGGACAGACGGTTTACGACCCAACCAAAAATCACGAAACAGTTCCCATTGAGGAGCAGTTATCGGTGTTTGCAGACCTGATTCAAGCAGGTAAGATCCGCTGCATTGGGTTGAGTAATGAAACCCCCTGGGGTGTTTGCCAGTTCAGCCATCTTGCTCAGCAATTGGGCTTACCCAAAGTTGTGTCAATTCAAAATGCCTATAATCTGATCAACCGCTCCTTTGAGTGGGGATTGGCTGAGACATGCGATCGCGAAAACGTTCCCCTACTCGCCTACAGTCCATTGGGGTTTGGTTTGTTGTCAGGCAAGTATGTCAATAAAACCCCTGAAAAGACTCGCATCACACTGTTTCCAGGGTTCGGACAACGTTATCTCAAACCTAATGTGAATGAAGCAGTGGCTGAATATGCAGCGATCGCCACTCGATGTGGTTTGAGTCCTGCTCAACTGGCGATCGCGTTTGTCAAAAGTCGTTGGTTTGTTGCCAGTACGATCATCGGAGCTACCACATTAGAACAACTCAAAGAGAATTTAGAGAGTATTCATGTCACTCTGACAGATGAGATTCTGACGGAAATCAATGCAGTCCACACACGATATCCCAATCCGGCACCGTAA